From Gimesia panareensis, the proteins below share one genomic window:
- a CDS encoding extracellular solute-binding protein: MNELNRPQGAPGWITLAVVLLLALLCIGVVFYYQEQNESLVVYCAHDSIFSEKILKEFEQETGIHVEPRFDTEATKSLGLTNLIIREEKYPQCDVFWNNQTLGTADLKARGLLESYQGAGYERIPEQFKDPEGCWTGFAARLRVYITNTDQLAAKPAAIEEVLAGPLNEVAIAKPLYGTTLTHFTVLCDAWGLDRLKAWFAAQQKRGIQVTSGNSQVKNLVAGGACRLGYTDTDDYFVAVDEQQPVAAIPITVEDKVILIPNSVAIIKGTHKRKQAEKLVDYLLSEKVELELAKSQSRQIPLGPVDWEQVPPDVKQYQSEIKNAYPLTNLVKPREQTLAWLKSEYLK, translated from the coding sequence ATGAATGAACTGAACAGGCCGCAGGGCGCGCCTGGCTGGATCACGTTAGCGGTTGTCCTGCTACTCGCCCTGTTGTGCATTGGAGTCGTTTTCTATTACCAGGAGCAGAATGAATCGCTGGTCGTTTATTGCGCACACGATTCCATCTTCTCCGAAAAGATACTCAAGGAATTCGAACAGGAGACGGGCATCCATGTTGAGCCCCGATTCGATACCGAAGCCACGAAATCACTGGGGCTGACCAATCTGATCATTCGGGAAGAGAAGTATCCACAGTGCGATGTGTTCTGGAATAATCAGACACTGGGGACCGCCGATCTGAAAGCGCGTGGCCTGCTGGAAAGCTATCAAGGCGCCGGTTACGAGCGGATTCCGGAACAGTTCAAAGATCCCGAGGGCTGCTGGACCGGCTTTGCCGCCCGGTTGAGAGTTTACATTACCAATACCGATCAACTGGCAGCGAAACCTGCCGCCATTGAAGAGGTATTAGCGGGACCGTTAAACGAAGTCGCGATTGCCAAGCCCCTGTACGGCACAACGCTCACACATTTTACCGTTCTTTGTGATGCCTGGGGACTGGATCGACTCAAAGCATGGTTTGCCGCACAGCAAAAACGTGGAATTCAGGTCACCTCGGGAAATTCCCAGGTCAAAAACCTGGTGGCCGGGGGAGCCTGCCGGCTGGGATATACGGATACGGACGACTATTTTGTCGCCGTCGACGAACAGCAACCTGTGGCTGCGATCCCGATTACCGTGGAAGACAAAGTGATTCTGATTCCCAACAGCGTGGCGATTATTAAAGGGACCCATAAGCGGAAACAGGCTGAGAAGCTGGTCGACTATCTGCTTTCCGAAAAGGTCGAACTGGAACTGGCTAAGTCGCAGTCACGGCAGATCCCTTTGGGGCCAGTCGACTGGGAACAGGTCCCCCCGGATGTCAAACAATATCAGTCTGAAATTAAAAATGCATATCCTTTAACAAATCTGGTGAAACCCAGAGAACAAACTCTGGCCTGGCTGAAATCGGAGTATCTGAAATGA
- a CDS encoding vWA domain-containing protein, giving the protein MNFWPGFYSLQGAWFLLLLIPLIVFYFLKLKRPHQRVPSLALWNQVINDRRVNSPFQKFKRSILLLLQILLLLFLVLALMQPYIQSGAERAEYLPILIDCSASMAATDPQTKKTRLELAKERVGELIDNMLPDQRISLVAVGSTARRLTDFTDNQRVLKKSLATLEVDDVPSQLEDALRMTQALSRTAPIKSVLFYSDGNFPKEIDFELPFELNYQLLPPAGANLGITSMNARVNQAGNWDVFLRIENSKQGDSPAVVELFQDGQSVAQEDILLGPGDSQRLEFAVNAEGTSRLKAVLTPGATDSLSADNEAFLTLPQSRDLLVYVDPELSSYRYALDDSKDLLLYPLPDQDSLPPEFDLVISGAEKDMDRESLVKLGVGFVPEELQKYIKLEPELTNIVDWNRSSTLLRHVELSDVQITQQPVWTKNSGVENLEELGYEVLIHGKLGPLLLQKRNSADQEYYFLFNTDRSTLPYRVGFPIMVSNLVQLTLQEAGIAETQAAATPILPAIEFQPEQEYQITTPEGKRLTAESDVNGVLSGVAALHVGTYQINGAGAKDSEISVSLLNPLETSLVSVEEMQFSEVPVSASQSQIDSDKPLWSEFALIAFFLLLLEWWYFQRKPSGIPT; this is encoded by the coding sequence ATGAATTTCTGGCCCGGCTTTTACTCTCTGCAGGGTGCCTGGTTTCTGCTGTTGCTGATTCCGTTGATCGTGTTTTATTTTTTAAAACTCAAACGGCCTCACCAGCGCGTCCCTTCGCTGGCGCTGTGGAATCAGGTCATCAATGACCGCCGTGTGAATTCTCCCTTTCAGAAATTTAAACGCAGTATTTTATTACTGTTACAGATTCTGTTACTGCTGTTTCTGGTCCTGGCATTGATGCAGCCTTACATCCAGAGCGGGGCGGAGCGGGCCGAATACCTGCCGATTCTGATCGACTGTTCCGCCAGTATGGCTGCCACCGATCCTCAAACGAAAAAAACACGATTGGAACTGGCCAAAGAACGTGTCGGTGAATTAATTGACAATATGCTGCCCGACCAACGCATCTCCCTGGTCGCCGTGGGGTCCACCGCCCGTCGGCTGACAGACTTTACCGATAATCAGCGCGTCCTCAAAAAATCGCTGGCGACACTCGAAGTTGACGATGTTCCCAGCCAGCTCGAAGATGCGCTGCGAATGACGCAGGCACTCTCACGGACTGCGCCGATTAAATCAGTGCTTTTTTATTCTGATGGAAATTTCCCTAAAGAAATCGATTTTGAACTTCCGTTTGAGCTGAATTATCAGTTGCTGCCTCCTGCCGGAGCCAACCTGGGCATCACTTCCATGAATGCCCGCGTTAACCAGGCGGGGAACTGGGACGTCTTTCTGCGGATCGAAAATTCAAAGCAGGGTGACAGCCCGGCCGTCGTGGAGCTGTTTCAGGATGGGCAGAGCGTGGCACAAGAGGACATTCTGCTGGGCCCGGGGGATTCTCAACGACTGGAATTTGCCGTCAATGCAGAGGGTACATCCCGGCTGAAAGCAGTATTGACTCCTGGCGCAACCGACAGTCTGTCCGCAGATAATGAGGCTTTTCTCACGCTGCCCCAGTCACGCGATCTGCTGGTGTATGTTGATCCTGAACTGTCCAGCTATCGCTATGCACTGGATGACAGTAAAGATCTGCTTCTCTATCCGCTGCCGGATCAGGATTCGCTGCCCCCCGAATTTGATCTCGTTATTTCCGGTGCTGAAAAAGACATGGATCGTGAGTCCCTTGTCAAACTGGGGGTCGGCTTTGTGCCGGAAGAACTGCAGAAATATATCAAGCTGGAACCAGAGTTGACCAACATTGTAGACTGGAACCGAAGTTCTACCCTGCTCAGGCACGTGGAACTGAGTGATGTGCAAATCACCCAGCAACCGGTGTGGACCAAAAATTCCGGAGTGGAAAACCTGGAAGAGCTGGGGTACGAAGTCCTGATTCACGGTAAACTGGGGCCGCTGCTCCTGCAGAAACGGAATTCTGCTGATCAGGAATATTATTTCCTGTTTAATACAGACCGTTCAACACTGCCCTACCGGGTCGGTTTTCCCATTATGGTTTCCAATCTGGTCCAGTTGACGCTGCAGGAAGCAGGCATTGCGGAAACACAGGCAGCAGCGACACCCATTCTCCCGGCAATCGAATTTCAGCCGGAACAGGAATATCAGATCACAACGCCAGAGGGAAAACGTCTGACCGCTGAAAGTGATGTCAACGGCGTCCTGTCTGGCGTCGCGGCTCTGCATGTCGGAACCTATCAGATCAATGGTGCCGGTGCCAAAGATTCCGAAATCAGTGTGAGTTTATTGAACCCTCTGGAGACGTCTCTCGTTTCCGTGGAGGAAATGCAGTTCAGCGAAGTTCCAGTCAGCGCATCACAATCGCAGATTGACAGCGATAAACCGCTCTGGAGTGAATTTGCGCTGATCGCGTTTTTCCTGTTATTGCTGGAATGGTGGTATTTTCAGCGCAAGCCGTCTGGTATTCCCACTTAA
- a CDS encoding ATP-binding cassette domain-containing protein gives MVVSSPESDVLLWRLDQVSLSWPGGVRLAGIDLDIPTGITAIMGYSGAGKTSLLNLLVGYESPDAGSIQGNQGVPDSESLNLFWVPHTMGLWPQYTVREHLSLVSPETQTQQAIINELISAFGLTEVSTKYPGQLSQGEASRLSVARALASQAKVLVMDEPLVHVDQAHWPAYWDYIRQHCESRQISLVFSTHAPELVLREAQQVICLDQGQIVYNGPVEELYCSPPTVKAASYLGPVNEVSVEGRDADSTHLARPEQVELIDDEAGPYVVQQTHFLGTMEEVRTVRQETGAGQTFYHRPAQPRLEVGKRISVRLLILYCCLWLCGGCITGEAPELSFSEITQWPVPAEGIKVPAPRSLNVGPDDELYVLDNAGRVLVYDANDQLVKQWEMPDFDVGKPEGVCLLRNGEIAVADTHYHRVVFFDKQGKVLRMLGEFGEGPSQFIYPVSVVQDPDGDIYVCEYGNHDRVQKFSETGEYLLEFGKVGTGPGEFQRPAGMIWHDGKIYVSDAINNRIQVFSDEGEFLEILGAKTGGIPLYYPYDIAIDRNTSELYIVEYGSGRITKTDLQGNILGRFGKTGMQKGEFLTPWGLTVNSKDQVFVADTGNRLIVKLIP, from the coding sequence ATGGTTGTCTCATCACCCGAATCTGATGTACTTCTCTGGCGACTGGATCAGGTCAGTCTGTCCTGGCCGGGAGGCGTACGTCTGGCGGGAATCGACCTGGACATCCCGACTGGCATCACCGCGATTATGGGATATTCCGGAGCGGGAAAGACTTCGTTATTAAATCTGCTGGTCGGGTATGAATCGCCTGATGCAGGCAGTATCCAGGGCAATCAGGGGGTACCAGACTCTGAGAGCCTGAATCTGTTCTGGGTGCCGCATACCATGGGGTTATGGCCCCAATATACCGTGCGGGAACATTTAAGCCTGGTCTCTCCGGAAACACAGACACAGCAGGCAATCATCAATGAGTTAATCTCCGCTTTCGGATTGACTGAAGTGAGTACAAAGTATCCGGGGCAACTGTCACAGGGGGAAGCCTCCCGGTTGTCGGTCGCCCGGGCACTGGCCAGCCAGGCAAAGGTACTGGTCATGGATGAACCGCTGGTCCACGTCGATCAGGCGCACTGGCCTGCTTACTGGGACTATATTCGACAGCATTGCGAATCCCGGCAGATCTCACTGGTCTTTTCTACACATGCCCCGGAACTGGTTCTCCGCGAGGCACAACAGGTGATCTGCCTCGACCAGGGACAGATCGTTTACAACGGTCCGGTCGAGGAACTGTATTGCTCGCCTCCCACAGTGAAAGCGGCCTCTTACCTGGGGCCGGTCAATGAAGTTTCGGTTGAGGGCAGGGACGCTGATTCAACACACCTGGCGCGCCCCGAGCAGGTGGAACTGATCGACGACGAGGCCGGCCCATACGTAGTGCAGCAGACCCACTTTCTGGGCACAATGGAAGAAGTGCGTACTGTGCGTCAGGAAACCGGTGCCGGCCAGACATTTTACCATCGTCCCGCGCAGCCACGACTTGAAGTCGGAAAGCGAATTTCAGTACGACTGCTGATCCTCTACTGTTGCCTGTGGCTCTGTGGCGGATGCATTACCGGAGAGGCGCCTGAACTCTCATTTTCGGAGATTACGCAGTGGCCGGTCCCCGCCGAGGGGATCAAAGTGCCGGCGCCCCGCAGTCTGAACGTGGGGCCGGACGATGAACTTTATGTCCTGGACAACGCCGGGCGTGTGCTGGTTTATGATGCGAATGATCAACTGGTCAAACAGTGGGAGATGCCCGATTTTGACGTCGGAAAGCCGGAAGGAGTCTGTCTGCTGCGCAATGGTGAGATCGCCGTTGCAGACACGCATTACCACAGGGTCGTATTCTTTGACAAACAGGGTAAAGTATTGCGGATGCTGGGGGAATTTGGTGAGGGTCCCTCGCAATTTATCTATCCGGTTTCGGTCGTACAGGATCCGGATGGGGATATTTATGTCTGCGAATACGGCAATCATGACCGCGTCCAGAAGTTTTCAGAAACGGGTGAGTACCTGCTCGAATTTGGGAAAGTGGGAACCGGACCGGGCGAATTTCAACGCCCTGCCGGCATGATCTGGCATGATGGAAAGATTTACGTTTCAGATGCCATTAATAATCGGATCCAGGTTTTTTCCGATGAAGGGGAGTTTCTGGAAATTCTGGGGGCAAAAACGGGGGGAATTCCGCTCTATTATCCGTATGACATTGCCATCGATCGCAACACCAGTGAACTATATATCGTCGAATATGGATCCGGGCGGATTACCAAAACCGATCTGCAGGGAAACATCCTGGGGCGGTTTGGTAAAACCGGGATGCAGAAGGGAGAGTTTCTGACTCCCTGGGGACTGACGGTAAATTCGAAAGATCAGGTATTCGTTGCTGACACCGGAAATCGTTTAATCGTAAAATTGATACCATGA
- a CDS encoding ABC transporter ATP-binding protein: protein MSIQPPMVEVKNLWVRYGKYEAVKGISFSIPKGEVFGFIGPNGAGKSSTIKVLATLQREYECDAVKINGISVHKAPHLIREMIGYMPDFFGVYEDLTAREYLHFFAAAYRIDRKRRKAIVNDVLELTDLTEKIDAPVDSLSRGMKQRLALARVLLHDPDLLLLDEPASGLDPRARIEVRELLVALKEMGKTIIISSHILHELSQLCTSIGIIEAGQFVTQGSLDQIYKRLELSRVIHVQVVGEMNGLCQQIEQFEGVKSVSVQTDRLAIHLQEDQMAVDELHARLAATGARIRMFQAEAMDMETVFMKLTEGKTA, encoded by the coding sequence ATGAGCATACAACCTCCGATGGTGGAAGTGAAAAACCTGTGGGTCCGTTACGGCAAATACGAAGCCGTCAAGGGGATTTCGTTTTCGATTCCCAAAGGAGAAGTCTTTGGTTTTATCGGTCCCAACGGTGCCGGGAAGTCATCGACGATCAAAGTTCTGGCAACCCTGCAGCGGGAATATGAATGTGATGCGGTCAAAATTAACGGCATCTCGGTGCATAAGGCACCGCACCTGATCAGGGAAATGATCGGTTACATGCCGGATTTTTTCGGCGTCTATGAGGACTTGACAGCGCGGGAATACCTGCACTTTTTCGCTGCTGCCTATCGCATCGATCGGAAACGGCGGAAAGCCATTGTCAACGATGTGCTGGAACTGACCGATCTGACTGAAAAGATCGATGCCCCCGTCGATTCGCTCTCCCGCGGAATGAAACAGCGACTGGCCCTGGCCCGGGTCCTGTTGCACGACCCGGATCTGTTGCTGCTGGATGAACCCGCCAGTGGTCTCGATCCCCGCGCACGGATTGAAGTCCGTGAACTGCTGGTGGCACTCAAGGAGATGGGAAAAACGATCATCATTTCCAGTCACATCCTGCATGAACTGTCACAACTCTGTACCAGTATCGGCATTATCGAAGCGGGACAGTTTGTGACGCAGGGTTCACTGGATCAGATTTACAAGCGTCTGGAACTTAGCCGGGTCATCCATGTACAAGTTGTGGGAGAGATGAACGGTCTTTGCCAGCAGATTGAACAGTTCGAGGGTGTCAAATCGGTTTCCGTTCAGACCGACCGCCTGGCGATTCATCTGCAGGAAGACCAGATGGCGGTAGATGAATTGCACGCCCGACTGGCGGCGACAGGAGCGAGGATACGCATGTTTCAGGCGGAAGCCATGGACATGGAAACGGTCTTCATGAAGCTCACGGAGGGCAAAACGGCATGA
- a CDS encoding AAA family ATPase: MNQPETTDEPIVLQAEADHFKKVFNQVRAEVARMIIGQERVVESTLYALFCGGNVLLEGVPGLGKTELVKALSRVLDLHFQRIQFTPDLMPADIIGTNIMSTDETGTYRFEFRKGPIFTQLLLADEINRASPKTQSALLETMQEGTVTAGGTQYHLDQPFFVMATQNPIEQEGTYPLPEAQLDRFMFKVNVPFPNREELNTIVQQTILKRPVELEKLLNSSQILELRSVLEKVVVVEPIRDYAIRMVLSTHPGTDFATDEVRRFIHWGASPRAAQSLVKAARVRALSEGRAHVAFEDIRYFANEVLQHRVLLNYDGQAENIKVVDLIEKICQELPEKE; the protein is encoded by the coding sequence ATGAACCAGCCGGAAACTACCGACGAACCCATTGTATTACAGGCCGAAGCCGACCACTTCAAAAAAGTGTTTAATCAGGTGCGGGCCGAAGTGGCTCGAATGATCATTGGTCAGGAACGGGTTGTGGAATCGACGCTGTATGCCCTGTTTTGTGGTGGAAACGTTCTGCTGGAAGGGGTTCCCGGTCTGGGAAAAACAGAGCTCGTGAAAGCGCTCTCCCGGGTTCTGGATCTCCATTTTCAGCGGATTCAGTTTACCCCCGACCTGATGCCGGCTGATATTATCGGTACCAATATCATGAGCACCGACGAGACCGGCACCTATCGCTTTGAATTCCGGAAGGGGCCGATTTTTACTCAGCTCCTGCTGGCCGACGAAATCAACCGTGCGTCTCCCAAAACGCAGTCTGCTCTGCTGGAAACCATGCAGGAAGGCACCGTGACTGCGGGCGGCACTCAATACCATCTGGACCAGCCATTCTTCGTCATGGCTACCCAGAACCCGATTGAACAGGAAGGAACCTATCCGCTTCCCGAAGCGCAGCTGGACCGTTTCATGTTCAAGGTCAATGTCCCTTTCCCTAACCGGGAAGAACTCAACACGATCGTACAGCAGACCATTCTGAAGCGGCCCGTAGAACTGGAAAAGCTGCTCAACAGCAGCCAGATCCTGGAACTCCGTTCGGTGCTGGAGAAAGTCGTCGTCGTGGAACCGATTCGCGACTATGCGATTCGTATGGTGCTCTCAACCCATCCTGGAACCGATTTTGCCACCGACGAAGTCCGCCGCTTCATTCACTGGGGCGCCAGCCCGCGGGCCGCACAATCACTGGTGAAAGCAGCCCGGGTTCGTGCTTTGAGCGAAGGTCGGGCTCATGTGGCGTTTGAAGACATTCGTTATTTTGCCAACGAAGTACTGCAACATCGTGTTCTGCTGAACTACGACGGACAGGCGGAAAACATTAAAGTCGTCGATCTGATTGAAAAGATCTGCCAGGAACTGCCCGAGAAGGAGTAG
- a CDS encoding DUF58 domain-containing protein, with product MAESTALTQFTSLFENKTLSMLERMRLNPTRRLTNRSQGEHLSGKGGTSTEFSDYRNYVPGDDVRYIDWNIFSRLNRPFMKQYQFEEEMHVVVILDASSSMDYEDKFERGKQLAAAFGVMGLLNFEKVSVYACNQHGTRPVRFPPATGRASMKRLFDFLIGLEPGGDEPVELAVEDVLRTHRGRGIAVILSDFESFGDLQRPLNMLFSAGLEIFGVQILAPSEINPEINGDLRLVDSETGQTLDISSAGDLLGLYHEHRLMLEEHLSTLCRQRSGRFLTVNSGDPLEYVLFDLLRRKGWVR from the coding sequence GTGGCCGAGAGTACTGCCTTAACTCAGTTTACCTCACTATTCGAGAACAAAACGTTATCGATGCTGGAGCGGATGCGCCTTAACCCAACCCGACGGCTGACAAATCGCAGTCAGGGGGAGCATCTCTCAGGGAAAGGGGGAACGAGTACCGAGTTCTCAGATTACCGGAACTATGTACCCGGCGACGATGTCCGTTACATCGACTGGAACATTTTTTCGCGGCTGAACCGTCCCTTCATGAAACAATACCAGTTCGAGGAAGAGATGCATGTCGTCGTGATCCTGGATGCTTCATCTTCGATGGATTATGAAGACAAGTTTGAGCGAGGTAAGCAATTAGCGGCTGCCTTCGGAGTAATGGGATTGTTAAACTTCGAAAAAGTCAGCGTCTATGCCTGCAATCAGCATGGAACTCGGCCTGTACGGTTCCCTCCTGCCACAGGCCGGGCCAGCATGAAACGGCTGTTTGACTTTCTGATCGGCCTGGAACCGGGCGGAGATGAACCGGTAGAACTGGCAGTCGAAGATGTGTTACGCACACACCGCGGTCGGGGAATCGCTGTGATCCTCTCGGATTTTGAATCCTTTGGCGATCTGCAACGCCCCTTGAATATGCTGTTTAGCGCGGGATTGGAAATATTTGGAGTCCAGATCCTGGCTCCTTCGGAAATCAACCCGGAAATCAACGGCGATTTACGCCTGGTTGACAGCGAGACAGGACAGACGCTCGACATCTCCTCAGCCGGTGATCTGCTGGGGCTCTATCACGAACACCGGCTGATGCTGGAAGAACATCTTTCCACGCTCTGCCGACAGCGTTCGGGGCGTTTTCTGACAGTCAACAGCGGCGATCCGCTGGAATATGTTTTATTCGATCTGCTGAGACGGAAAGGGTGGGTGCGATGA
- a CDS encoding glutamine amidotransferase, which translates to MKIKELYQQLVPRPRTPVTWKRALPLIFFLLLYAGLCAGLEISGVLMFARPWAFVLILFSVWVWWLSVAGFGGLSKGRALAALLTRLGMLGLFVILIAEPRSVRVRDVISVVYAIDRSDSIGEASGDDALAFVTKTVTEKPPQDEAGLVVFGRNSAVELPPRVSFPFEAFNSRIDRDATNLEQTLSLAAAMLPEENRGRIVLISDGTETEGAISQILDELKSRDIAVDVLPIQYEYDKEVWLENLELPRFVKLGENYEAAVVLSSLKDGSGKLVLRENGESIYEKEVSFKAGKNRFVVPIYLRDPGYYEYSATIETKPADDQIRENNTVMNYIYVEGEGKVLVVTDPAGDERDWKSLEKAIREGERNVEVVSAYEFPSDSLSLMPYDAILFVNVPADAFNVIQLKAVHDAVFNQGIGFMMVGGDNSFGPGGYHRTVIEDALPVTMDITKKKVLPKGALAIILHTCEFPEGNTWGKRITKQAIKVLGAQDEVGVLAYDYMEGEKWLFKLTPAGEYEKMVPKINGAQIGDMPSFVNTMRLGLEGLKKSDASTKHMIIISDGDPQAPNPALISEFLKNKVSVSMVAIFPHGGRDISKMRDIAGVTGGRYYFPSDPNQLPSIFIKESKTLKRSMIQNETFIPEVGMISPVLKGIDRIPPLFGYVLTTIKPRAEGVLNAPEKKEAEGEIDPVLAFWRYGLGTTAAFTSDLSSNWGKDWVDWDHYQAFVKQLMIKISRVQKQDHLKMWSHVTGNNATIMVEDFHPKESFLNVAARISGPHERKETVVLKQVSPRRYQASVPLWGKGRYQVMVLGKAGDREDHANGGFIVPYSPEYLRFRSNPIVLEEIARRTGGQRLDPENATDVIYGRRDPKQSSNPIFDWFLIALAILVPLDVGIRRIQIDWYVIKGWFGIGKEQKQSTETMGTLLQRKQVVADDLDARRAETTERSTQSTIAQLQEQRQQRRPGSTTEPPGKPETKKKESGPPPPPAPTDKTSTTGRLLDMKRKRNSEDKDNEQK; encoded by the coding sequence ATGAAAATCAAAGAACTCTATCAACAGCTTGTTCCCAGACCACGCACTCCGGTGACGTGGAAGCGGGCGCTCCCTTTGATTTTCTTCCTGCTCCTGTATGCTGGCCTGTGTGCAGGGCTGGAAATCTCAGGCGTTCTGATGTTTGCCCGTCCCTGGGCCTTTGTGCTGATTCTCTTTTCAGTCTGGGTCTGGTGGCTCTCGGTCGCGGGCTTTGGTGGCTTAAGTAAAGGTCGGGCTCTGGCGGCACTGCTGACGCGGCTGGGCATGCTGGGATTGTTTGTAATCCTGATTGCTGAACCGCGGTCTGTTCGCGTCCGGGATGTGATCTCAGTGGTTTATGCGATTGACCGTTCCGATTCCATCGGTGAGGCATCAGGTGACGACGCTCTGGCCTTTGTCACGAAAACGGTCACTGAAAAGCCTCCCCAGGACGAGGCAGGGCTGGTTGTTTTCGGCCGTAATTCGGCAGTCGAACTTCCGCCCCGTGTCTCATTCCCCTTTGAAGCATTCAATTCACGAATTGACCGTGATGCTACCAATCTCGAACAGACCCTGTCGCTGGCAGCCGCCATGCTGCCCGAAGAAAACCGGGGACGTATCGTACTGATCAGTGACGGCACTGAAACCGAAGGGGCCATCTCCCAAATTCTGGATGAACTGAAATCCCGTGATATCGCCGTAGATGTCCTGCCCATTCAATACGAATATGACAAAGAGGTCTGGCTGGAAAATCTGGAATTACCCCGCTTTGTCAAATTAGGCGAAAATTATGAGGCAGCTGTGGTGCTCTCTTCGCTGAAAGATGGTTCGGGCAAACTGGTGCTGCGGGAAAATGGAGAATCAATCTACGAGAAAGAAGTCTCCTTCAAGGCGGGTAAAAACCGTTTTGTCGTGCCGATCTATCTGAGAGATCCCGGTTACTACGAGTACTCGGCGACCATTGAGACCAAACCGGCTGACGACCAGATTCGAGAAAACAATACCGTGATGAATTACATCTACGTCGAAGGGGAAGGCAAAGTGCTCGTGGTGACAGACCCTGCCGGCGATGAGCGTGACTGGAAATCGCTGGAGAAAGCGATCCGCGAAGGGGAACGGAATGTGGAAGTGGTTTCCGCTTATGAATTCCCCAGTGACTCGCTGTCGCTAATGCCCTATGACGCGATTCTGTTCGTGAATGTACCCGCCGATGCGTTTAATGTCATTCAGCTCAAAGCGGTTCACGATGCAGTATTTAACCAGGGCATCGGTTTCATGATGGTCGGCGGGGATAACAGCTTCGGACCGGGCGGCTATCATCGCACTGTCATCGAAGATGCCCTGCCGGTGACGATGGACATCACCAAAAAGAAAGTTCTGCCCAAAGGCGCGCTGGCCATCATCCTGCATACCTGTGAATTTCCGGAAGGAAACACCTGGGGCAAAAGGATTACCAAGCAGGCGATTAAGGTACTGGGGGCGCAGGATGAAGTGGGGGTTCTGGCCTATGATTACATGGAAGGTGAAAAGTGGCTGTTCAAACTGACGCCCGCCGGTGAATATGAAAAAATGGTGCCTAAAATCAATGGCGCTCAGATCGGGGATATGCCCAGCTTTGTCAATACGATGCGTCTGGGGCTGGAAGGTTTGAAAAAAAGCGACGCGTCTACGAAGCATATGATTATCATTTCGGACGGTGATCCTCAGGCCCCCAACCCGGCACTGATCTCAGAATTCCTGAAAAACAAAGTCAGTGTCTCGATGGTCGCTATTTTTCCACATGGCGGACGTGACATTTCCAAGATGAGAGACATTGCGGGTGTGACGGGAGGTCGCTATTACTTTCCCTCTGATCCCAACCAGTTGCCTTCGATCTTCATTAAAGAATCAAAAACTCTGAAGCGGAGTATGATTCAGAACGAAACCTTTATTCCCGAGGTCGGGATGATTTCTCCCGTTCTGAAAGGAATCGACCGGATCCCGCCTCTGTTTGGCTATGTGTTGACGACGATCAAACCGCGAGCCGAAGGCGTACTGAATGCACCGGAAAAGAAAGAGGCAGAAGGCGAAATCGATCCGGTGCTCGCATTCTGGCGCTATGGTCTGGGAACAACTGCCGCCTTTACTTCTGACCTTTCTTCAAACTGGGGAAAAGACTGGGTGGACTGGGATCATTACCAGGCATTTGTAAAACAGTTGATGATCAAAATTTCGCGTGTGCAGAAACAGGATCACCTGAAAATGTGGAGCCACGTCACAGGTAACAATGCCACAATCATGGTCGAAGACTTTCACCCGAAAGAATCGTTTCTGAATGTCGCAGCCCGCATCTCCGGTCCACATGAACGGAAAGAAACGGTCGTACTCAAACAAGTCAGCCCGCGACGCTACCAGGCGTCGGTTCCCCTGTGGGGCAAGGGGCGTTACCAGGTTATGGTCCTCGGAAAAGCAGGGGATCGGGAAGATCATGCCAATGGCGGTTTCATCGTTCCCTACTCACCCGAATATCTGCGCTTCCGCTCGAATCCAATTGTGCTGGAAGAGATCGCGCGCCGGACGGGGGGGCAGCGTCTCGATCCTGAAAATGCGACTGACGTCATCTACGGCCGTCGCGATCCCAAACAAAGCTCTAATCCCATTTTCGACTGGTTCCTGATCGCGCTGGCGATCCTGGTCCCCCTGGATGTCGGAATCCGGCGGATCCAGATCGACTGGTATGTCATTAAAGGCTGGTTCGGCATTGGGAAGGAACAGAAACAGAGCACCGAAACCATGGGCACATTACTACAGCGCAAACAGGTTGTCGCGGATGACCTGGATGCCCGCCGCGCGGAAACCACCGAACGCAGCACCCAGTCTACAATCGCCCAACTACAGGAACAGCGCCAGCAGAGAAGGCCTGGTTCTACAACGGAACCGCCCGGGAAACCAGAAACGAAAAAGAAAGAGTCGGGACCACCACCGCCTCCGGCTCCCACCGACAAAACGTCCACAACGGGACGCTTGCTGGACATGAAACGCAAACGAAATTCAGAAGACAAAGACAACGAACAGAAATAA